The following nucleotide sequence is from Brockia lithotrophica.
CGGCCTGTACGAGAAGTTGCCACGGCACGACCCTCCCCCCCTTCTCCGCCGCCCGCTGGCTAGGCGGAAAATTCTTCGCGCGCTAAGGCGAGAGCGCCAAGCACCCCCGACTGATCCCCCAAGGCCGGCGGCACGATATACGTCTCCGCGTGCAAAGGGGCGTCGAAAGAAGTATACCCTGCGAGAAGGGCGGAGAACTGTGCGCGCACCAGCCGAAACACGATCGGCCGGCTTCCCACCCCACCCCCCAGGACGATCCTCTCGGGAGCGCAGGCGTACGTCACCGCGAGGAGGCCGTGGGCGACGTAGTGGGCGACCACCGGCCACACGGGATCGTCTTCGGCAAGTTCTTCGCCTCGCCTCCCCGTACGCCGTTCTACCGCAGGACCGGAAGCAAGGCCCTCCCAGCAGGATCCGTGGTACGGGCATACGCCCGGAAATTCGTCCTCCGGGGCGCGCGGAAGAAAGATGTGGCCGAGCTCCGGGTGCCCGCCTCCGCCGACGAACCGTCCCCGCTCTACGCAGGCTACGCCGACTCCCGTTCCCACCGTGACGTAGGCGAGGGAGCGTAGGCCGCGTCCGGAGCCGAGGTGGAGTTCTCCCCATGCGGCGGCGGCCACGTCGGTGACCACGCGCACGGGAGCGCCGAGGGCCTTTTCTAAGCGGGCGCGCAAGGGAAACCCCTGCCACCCGGGCTTCGGCGTAGCGCGGAGCACGCCGTAGTCCGCACGCTCCGGAACGACGCCGATGGGGCCAAAGCTTCCCAGCCCTACGCCCACCAGGGGATATGCGGCGAGCATTTCCGCGACGCGACGGACGGTCCGCTCGGGATCTTCCGTAGGGATGCGGCACGTGCAGTGGGGAGGACCGGAGCGCTCGCCGACGGCGAAGAGCCACTTCGTTCCTCCGGCCTCGATGCCCGCCCAATACCTCCCCCGCATTTCGCCCACCCCCTTTGAAACCCTTGCGACCGAGGGATTACGCGTGCGGCGAATGCCCCTTCCCGCTCAGGCGTGGGGAAAGCGCTTCCCCCTCCCGACGAATGCGTTCCTCCAGGAAGCGAAGAAGGCGGGCGCGCAGGTCTTCGCGCCTCAGGGCAAACTCGATGGATGTGATGAGGTAGTCGAGCTTTTCTCCCACGTCGAAGCGCTCGCCTTCGATCACGTACGCGTAGACCGCCTCGTGCTCGTTGAGGCGAGCGATGGCGTCCGTGAGCTGGATTTCGCCTCCCCGCCCCGGAGGGAGTTCGTCGAGGATCGTAAATATTCGCGGCGTGAGGACGTACCGGCCCACGATCCCCAAATTCGAGGGAGCTTCGTCCGGTGCGGGTTTTTCCACGAGCCCCTCCACGGCGTAAAGCCCGGGAGAAATTTCCTTCCCGGCGAT
It contains:
- a CDS encoding Fructokinase, whose amino-acid sequence is MRGRYWAGIEAGGTKWLFAVGERSGPPHCTCRIPTEDPERTVRRVAEMLAAYPLVGVGLGSFGPIGVVPERADYGVLRATPKPGWQGFPLRARLEKALGAPVRVVTDVAAAAWGELHLGSGRGLRSLAYVTVGTGVGVACVERGRFVGGGGHPELGHIFLPRAPEDEFPGVCPYHGSCWEGLASGPAVERRTGRRGEELAEDDPVWPVVAHYVAHGLLAVTYACAPERIVLGGGVGSRPIVFRLVRAQFSALLAGYTSFDAPLHAETYIVPPALGDQSGVLGALALAREEFSA